Proteins encoded within one genomic window of Girardinichthys multiradiatus isolate DD_20200921_A chromosome 21, DD_fGirMul_XY1, whole genome shotgun sequence:
- the LOC124857834 gene encoding uncharacterized protein LOC124857834 has translation MNETRLRRTLPDQSSGSGYTIDTSHHSVTNTILSKRVCFYKSGDPQFNGFRVVINNRTFKTFDALLDSLSKKVPLPFGVRNITTPRGVHGINTLDELEDGKSYICSDNRKVKPIDLALARRKLPPWYHARPASSRRRTAKFFPGWKNIHREDPVVFRTPKKLVVFRNGNPSVRYTVLLHKKTTPSYESILGHISELMQFHVSKLHTPNGQRIDGFPGLILCSGSVVAVGREPFRPVEYSAEKPPSPTRRHSKQRAFKRQKTSVSKTMTPSFSSKSRNFSASSERYIVHQIHNSIAESSCDLPSNITNSIESDSDRILESLTETEVDTCLSKGGDEGQDGALSNDDNIEKSFRVNQDGSMTVEMKVRLTIKEEETVQWTTTLTRSVVADQLNVPCLLDSDPDQEVCLKNSQTSAASTDIIHKDRTRDENDDDPPLLGNGAFIDSCQEVDDFKDHTEGAPPRRAPTPGCKTRSKLQSSVDSFEDVSVDKYEEGKVGSYFFGEETENRTTEQFYLDQKGTRPVPKPRQLGSVDANSRDFSAFKSTEIMQTESSREEVTETVLHIYEQQTCHDNFLANVGVHSMPASGATSETRQLCSSNEFDLWRPSLAFEPVSKWRTDSRSVTSDLHLASLKAGAKREQLQQATESYVKPGEKEVKKDQCVSSRPRKHVRLVMTAGKRRKKGSVKATENRKRVKPFSSAVFIKRIYGNKAKPPNKIKKIKKRAKATSNSLPKPNAKNANVQLPLKEKMSKPILSKTEAETSHPQRELTWQSKNESSHLSKDRPSQPFNPSSSVAKEYVEKWLKNARSNPSSTQDKESKIAEGLTPTQTQTNVGHFSEETPKTSKTFEITSSENVITPSVKLRVQSFEHKSTPAVEKTRARPKNAKHYATNAKVENYHSLSQKDTQAKHFVNGFCSEILPPRSETNERNQDRNMTTPTRTVSMELPPPPPELLIAEDFSESVTSSPMSSQRSDNYPVSMSPTSDKAISPDNKMEKPTSAQNQNPLGELSRASSIKRAPLVNNCSLESKMSLRNTTLDKYASDYEATEEGTPLSAHISTVGDEICLRRTTQQVKATSEETQQSVLELGTPSFCTSVSPLSLTSDERMSPSSVVSSETSFLGNIPIQETKMVKTPQIEKQSPKNLMKRPKLKSSPSPERKFHSKKSSELQNTSPELSAMTGRLLDEHVISNKGLQRPETPNATPSTERKHHETKELQRTSPYSQSLDVVSPPSRHKSKKLPRNISLDSPSESKNRRPKKTSSQRESHLTAQIEADNSEEAKATEVISVMPESINAANQPNMKPVLEKICYSIKSIRQITQNKRPSCLEKSNSLPDFSSHVSSTFGSSSKVLLAFLAVMTLKDGLTNLNMKELNANNVSCSEALKMIDSLREIANIEDSQRLRNSLSDLQQSASIQLLQSWRGFQELGDRCKSHSATPNDSEAGLGTGAGPELDCGIGENVIDEIIDNLEIPQKLKEELVSLSEDAEGGNNIGGNMQYSRLKLLANQNYHENTKNVYTEDCVVQDDKPNVDARSIVKNITDINQPKQSEVDRIPLLSDEGKYKPTGRTTEDNGCHDWLHSVADSKNNPQEKQIYSTTSLNLQSWRGVAHDDNLDKQKQHQQANLSVKSTQERAKNNGDVCSETKPVKQELYMDYSQLTRNEKNIGTELTEEAKSDPDEKTHMTSSVNKGCCEQDTEKRQEIIHQEIKPMISTSPNLSRLSVEKQPNSNYNVEMLAKGKKTTFNSGSENLQEDDPSEIKCKLLQSQMCSMGLNKSSDDSTGSSDVEEPSSEEEQPEVDYKKLQVIIEESLSGNEEEEAEPLHDLSKCAEQTKKRELEALREEPEEDEVSLEYEDQYADERKQQSSPDKGSIGLLENPDLCIKKENSNLIISERFRKDFRFNVDDDSGNDNSSFEEHVDEVQLKDEVKQISSLIEEELSSYEKYSSSEKEQVCTERKMKEGYAHNRETPPRVQLEDSNLETIERQSDVITQSVAERVTLLEQQVAEAQRPKLAPKSSPIRRFSQRKSPPELVDSPSELLLCTRSAPQSSLSFSYDSSGVITTEPEGSSVRSIREMFLARSATDIQQRGLLSSNLSELRAETSGSGGYQSQTSSDLSSSEDVLAQKSISKGLVKRAIEMLYGKKDLKPEEPSERSPSEPDQRKTSIFSPFHAAGSKAMSELSYFNSSNALDIFSEATRCIAFNAQVGPGDSVPIDNGRWLFREKTSMRKSVSDPIGINKTFTNTFHNDGLCKDTEEKTPYSLFSTKPEVEDGTKSQPGKCTYFSLPYASESEVCQDEMGAVSMSNKNEDDVLDSAEETKDSSEDSKTWAERNSILPGIGAADFKMKGNKVHPLVELPPDGEVVVVQPGKGQGVVSRRIQEPDVLDLLYNFCGEHCPIL, from the exons ctggagGATGGAAAATCCTACATTTGTTCCGACAACAGGAAAGTCAAGCCCATTGATCTGGCCCTGGCCCGGAGGAAGCTACCACCTTGGTACCACGCGAGACCTGCTAGTTCTCGCCGCAGGACAGCCAAGTTTTTCCCAGGCTGGAAAAACATCCACAGGGAGGACCCAGTGGTTTTTCGTACACCCAAAAAGCTTGTGGTTTTCCGCAATGGAAACCCCTCTGTTAGGTATACTGTGTTGCTACACAAGAAGACTACACCGAGTTATGAGTCTATCCTGGGACACATTTCAGAGCTGATGCAGTTCCACGTCAGCAAACTACACACTCCAAATGGCCAACGG ATTGATGGTTTTCCAGGTTTGATTTTGTGCTCTGGAAGTGTGGTGGCTGTGGGTCGGGAGCCTTTCAGGCCTGTGGAGTACAGTGCAGAGAAACCTCCAAGTCCAACAAGGCGGCATAGCAAGCAACGGGCTTTCAAAAGACAAAAGACTTCAGtct CCAAAACAATGACACCTTCGTTTTCTTCAAAGTCAAGAAACTTCTCTGCGTCGTCTGAGAGGTACATTGTCCATCAGATTCATAACAGCATCGCTGAGAGCTCCTGTGACCTGCCCAGTAACATCACTAACTCCATCGAGTCAGATTCAGATCGAATACTGGAGTCCTTAACAGAGACAGAAGTGGACACCTGTCTCAGCAAGGGTGGTGATGAAGGTCAGGACGGTGCCCTGTCCAATGATGACAACATCGAGAAGTCCTTTCGGGTGAATCAGGACGGCAGCATGACAGTGGAGATGAAAGTGCGGCTGACGATTAAAGAAGAGGAAACGGTTCAGTGGACAACCACCCTGACACGCTCAGTTGTAGCTGATCAGCTTAATGTGCCATGTTTGCTAGACTCTGACCCAGACCAGGAGGTTTGCTTAAAAAATTCACAAACTTCTGCCGCTTCCACTGATATCATCCATAAGGACAGAACCAGAGACGAGAATGATGATGATCCACCATTGCTTGGAAACGGAGCTTTTATTGACAGTTGTCAGGAAGTGGATGATTTCAAGGACCACACTGAGGGGGCGCCCCCAAGGAGAGCTCCTACCCCAGGATGCAAGACAAGAAGCAAACTCCAGTCTTCTGTGGATAGCTTTGAAGATGTAAGTGTGGATAAGTATGAAGAAGGAAAGGTGGGTTCTTATTTCTTCGGAGAAGAGACAGAGAACAGGACAACAGAGCAGTTCTACTTGGATCAGAAAGGCACAAGACCAGTTCCCAAACCAAGACAGCTTGGCTCTGTGGATGCCAACAGTAGGGACTTTTCTGCATTCAAATCCACTGAAATCATGCAGACTGAATCCAGCAGAGAGGAAGTCACTGAAACAGTTTTGCACATATATGAACAACAGACATGTCATGAtaattttcttgcaaatgttggTGTTCATAGTATGCCTGCATCTGGAGCTACTTCAGAAACGAGGCAGCTCTGCTCCAGTAATGAATTTGATCTTTGGAGGCCCTCACTGGCCTTTGAGCCAGTTAGCAAGTGGAGAACTGATAGCAGGTCCGTAACATCAGATTTGCACTTGGCCTCTCTAAAGGCTGGTGCAAAAAGAGAACAACTCCAGCAAGCTACAGAAAGTTATGTCAAGCCAGGAGAGAAGGAGGTTAAGAAAGATCAGTGTGTTTCCTCAAGGCCTAGAAAACATGTCAGGCTGGTTATGACGGCAGGTAAAAGACGAAAGAAGGGTTCTGTAAAAGCCACTGAGAATCGTAAAAGAGTGAAACCTTTCTCAAGTGCTGTGTTCATTAAGAGAATTTACGGAAACAAAGCGAAGCCACCAAATaagataaaaaagataaaaaagagagCAAAAGCAACTTCGAACAGCTTACCAAAGCCAAATGCTAAAAATGCAAATGTTCAGTTGCCTTTGAAAGAAAAGATGAGCAAGCCAATTTTATCTAAGACAGAAGCTGAAACAAGTCATCCACAGAGAGAACTGACATGGCAGAGTAAAAACGAGTCCTCGCATCTTAGTAAAGACAGGCCATCGCAACCATTTAACCCCTCCAGCTCTGTTGCTAAGGAGTACGTCGAGAAGTGGCTCAAGAACGCCCGATCAAACCCATCATCAACCCAAGACAAAGAAAGTAAAATAGCAGAAGGGTTGACTCCTACACAAACACAGACCAACGTAGGACACTTTTCAGAGGAAACACCAAAAACCAGCAAAACCTTTGAAATCACTTCATCAGAAAATGTGATCACCCCTTCAGTCAAGTTGAGAGTACAGTCTTTCGAACACAAATCAACACCTGCAGTGGAGAAAACTAGAGCCAGGcccaaaaatgcaaaacactatgcaACCAATGCAAAGGTAGAAAACTACCATAGCTTAAGTCAGAAAGATACACAAGCTAAGCATTTCGTAAATGGCTTCTGCTCCGAAATACTTCCGCCTAGATCTGAGACCAATGAACGCAATCAAGATAGAAATATGACCACACCCACTAGAACAGTTTCTATGGAGCTACCACCACCACCTCCTGAACTACTGATTGCTGAAGATTTTTCAGAATCTGTAACCAGCAGCCCAATGAGCAGTCAAAGATCAGATAATTATCCAGTAAGTATGAGTCCCACATCCGACAAGGCCATATCTCCAgataacaaaatggaaaaaccaACATCTGCTCAGAACCAGAATCCCCTTGGAGAATTATCCAGAGCCTCATCTATTAAAAGAGCGCCTTTGGTCAATAATTGCTCTTTGGAAAGCAAAATGTCTCTCAGAAACACCACTCTGGATAAATATGCTTCAGATTATGAGGCCACTGAAGAGGGGACACCATTATCTGCTCACATCAGCACTGTTGGGGATGAAATCTGCTTAAGAAGGACAACTCAACAGGTTAAAGCCACATCAGAAGAGACCCAGCAATCAGTCTTAGAACTGGGTACTCCATCATTTTGTACTTCCGTGTCTCCACTTAGCTTAACCTCTGACGAAAGAATGTCTCCTTCCAGTGTTGTATCAAGTGAAACTTCATTTTTAGGCAATATCCCAATTCAAGAAACAAAAATGGTTAAAACACCCCAAATAGAGAAACAATCGCCAAAGAATTTGATGAAAAGACCAAAGTTAAAAAGTAGTCCATCTCCAGAGAGGAAGTTCCACAGCAAGAAGTCCTCTGAACTTCAAAATACCTCTCCAGAACTATCAGCAATGACTGGACGCCTTCTGGATGAACACGTTATTTCAAATAAAGGTCTACAAAGACCTGAAACGCCCAATGCTACCCCATCAACAGAGAGAAAACACCATGAAACAAAAGAGCTTCAGAGAACATCTCCATACtctcagtctctagatgtggtGTCACCACCCAGTAGGCACAAATCCAAGAAACTTCCAAGAAACATCTCTTTGGACAGTCCATCAGAATCAAAGAATAGGAgaccaaagaaaacatcttccCAAAGAGAAAGCCACCTAACAGCACAGATTGAAGCTGATAACAGTGAGGAAGCTAAGGCCACAGAAGTTATATCTGTGATGCCAGAGTCAATAAACGCAGCAAACCAACCAAACATGAAGCCAGTCCTGGAGAAGATCTGCTACTCAATAAAATCAATAAGGCAAATTACTCAGAATAAACGTCCATCCTGTTTAGAAAAGTCCAACAGCTTGCCTGACTTTTCTTCTCATGTGTCTTCGACGTTTGGCTCCTCATCTAAAGTTCTTCTTGCTTTTCTGGCTGTTATGACACTGAAGGATGGCTTGACGAACCTGAACATGAAAGAGCTGAATGCAAACAACGTCAGCTGCTCGGAGGCGTTAAAAATGATTGATTCTCTCCGAGAAATCGCCAACATCGAGGACTCCCAAAGACTGAGAAACAGTTTGTCAGATTTACAACAGTCGGCTTCAATCCAGCTCCTGCAAAGCTGGAGGGGCTTCCAGGAACTCGGCGACAGATGTAAAAGTCACAGCGCAACACCTAATGATTCAGAAGCTGGACTTGGAACTGGGGCTGGACCTGAACTAGACTGTGGCATTGGAGAAAATGTTATTGATGAGATTATAGATAATCTGGAAATTCCCCAGAAGCTAAAGGAAGAGTTGGTTTCCCTTTCAGAAGATGCAGAAGGCGGGAACAACATTGGAGGAAATATGCAATATAGCCGACTGAAACTGTTGGCAAACCAAAATtatcatgaaaacacaaaaaatgtctACACTGAAGACTGTGTTGTTCAAGATGACAAACCCAATGTTGATGCGAGGTCtattgttaaaaatataacagaCATTAACCAGCCAAAACAGTCAGAAGTTGACAGAATTCCTCTGCTTTCAGATGAAGGAAAATACAAACCAACTGGGAGAACAACTGAAGACAATGGATGCCATGATTGGTTACATTCTGTTGCTGATTCCAAAAATAATCCACAAGAAAAGCAGATTTACAGTACAACATCTCTAAACTTGCAGTCATGGAGGGGTGTAGCACATGACGATAATCTGGACAAGCAAAAACAGCACCAGCAAGCAAACTTGAGTGTGAAATCAACACAAGAAAGGGCAAAAAATAATGGAGATGTGTGCAGCGAGACAAAACCTGTAAAACAAGAGCTGTACATGGACTATAGCCAACTAACTCGAAATGAGAAAAACATCGGAACTGAATTAACCGAGGAAGCTAAATCAGATCCAGATGAGAAAACTCATATGACCTCAAGTGTCAACAAAGGTTGCTGTGAGCAAGATACAGAAAAGAGGCAAGAAATTATACATCAGGAGATAAAACCAATGATCAGTACAAGTCCTAATCTTAGTAGACTGTCtgtggagaagcagccaaaCTCAAACTACAATGTAGAAATGCTTGCAAAAGGGAAGAAAACAACATTCAACTCAGGCAGTGAAAATCTACAAGAGGACGACCCCTCAGAAATTAAATGTAAGCTGTTACAAAGCCAAATGTGCAGCATGGGGCTAAATAAAAGTAGTGATGACAGTACAGGAAGCTCAGACGTAGAGGAGCCATCTTCAGAGGAAGAGCAGCCAGAGGTTGATTATAAAAAACTGCAGGTTATTATTGAAGAAAGTTTGTCTGGcaatgaggaagaggaggcggAACCTCTTCATGACCTTTCTAAGTGtgcagaacaaacaaaaaagagagagtTGGAGGCTTTGAGGGAGGAACCGGAGGAAGACGAGGTTAGCTTAGAATATGAGGACCAGTATGCTGACGAGCGAAAACAGCAAAGCTCTCCAGATAAAGGCTCGATCGGTTTGTTAGAAAATCCAGATTTATGTATCAAAAAAGAGAACAGCAACTTGATCATTTCTGAACGTTTTAGAAAGGATTTTAGATTTAATGTTGATGATGACAGTGGCAATGACAACAGCAGTTTTGAGGAACATGTGGACGAAGTGCAGCTAAAGGATGAAGTTAAACAAATAAGCAGTTTAATTGAAGAAGAGTTAAGTTCCTACGAAAAGTACTCCAGTTCTGAAAAGGAACAAGTatgtacagaaagaaaaatgaaggaaGGTTATGCACACAACCGTGAAACTCCACCGAGAGTACAGCTGGAAGACTCAAACCTCGAGACGATCGAACGGCAATCAGACGTCATAACCCAATCTGTCGCGGAGCGAGTGACTCTTCTAGAACAACAGGTGGCTGAAGCCCAGAGACCAAAGCTTGCTCCAAAAAGTTCCCCAATCAGACGTTTTTCTCAAAGAAAGTCCCCTCCTGAGTTGGTGGATTCCCCGTCCGAGTTGCTTCTCTGCACCCGATCGGCTCCTCAGTCATCGTTATCTTTCAGCTATGACTCCAGCGGTGTTATAACCACAGAGCCTGAGGGAAGTAGTGTCAGATCCATCAGGGAAATGTTTTTGGCAAGAAGTGCCACAGACATCCAGCAGAGAGGCTTGTTGAGCTCCAACTTATCCGAGCTGAGAGCAGAGACCTCAGGCAGCGGCGGCTATCAGTCTCAGACTTCCAGTGACCTATCCAGTAGTGAAGATGTTTTGGCACAGAAATCCATCTCTAAAGGCTTAGTGAAGAGGGCAATTGAAATGCTTTACGGCAAGAAAGACCTGAAACCGGAGGAACCGAGTGAGAGATCCCCTTCAGAGCCCGATCAGAGAAAGACAAGCATCTTCTCTCCATTTCATGCAGCTGGATCCAAAGCAATGTCCGAATTATCCTACTTTAATTCCTCCAATGCACTGGACATCTTCAGCGAAGCAACAAGATGCATTGCATTCAATGCACAAGTGGGACCTGGAGACAGTGTTCCTATTGATAATGGACGTTGGCTCTTTAGAGAGAAAACATCAATGAGAAAGTCAGTGTCAGACCCAAttggaataaataaaacctttacaaaTACATTTCACAATGATGGATTATGTAAGGACACAGAAGAGAAGACCCCGTATTCGCTGTTTAGTACAAAACCAGAAGTAGAAGACGGGACTAAATCCCAACCTGGAAAGTGCACGTACTTCTCTCTGCCTTATGCCAGTGAATCAGAGGTCTGTCAGGATGAAATGGGCGCAGTAAGCATGAGCAACAAGAATGAAGACGATGTTTTGGACAGTGCTGAGGAGACAAAGGACTCTTCAGAGGACAGCAAAACATGGGCAGAGAGAAACAGCATCCTCCCAGGAATTGGTGCTGCAGACTTTAAGATGAAGGGTAACAAAGTGCACCCGCTGGTGGAGCTGCCACCTGACGGTGAAGTTGTGGTGGTGCAGCCTGGGAAAGGTCAGGGTGTTGTTAGCAGAaggattcaagagcctgatgtTTTGGACTTACTGTATAATTTTTGTGGGGAGCATTGTCCCATACTGTGA